The genomic region TGCAAAGCAATTCGAAATGCATATATTTTGGTCGCTTTTTGAAACAGATGTTTACTTTCAAGATGAAGACAACAACTAAGGTCTCTTAACTGTGGTTCTGAAACTGCTAGCCAAATATGGTTGCCTACTAGGTGTATACAAGTGTCCAATTAGCTTCACCTTACTAAATTATTGGCGAATCACTAATCTCAGCGAAAGGCATGGTTATAGTCATggtaatgaaaatttttgtagATGAAGTGAGCCAACCATCTTGAAGCTGCAAAGCATATGATTGCCATCGAAACCACTGTTGTTCTAGTGACCATTGACATCACACCCTGCTTTGTTGCAGCAACAATCCCAATCGAAATAAGGGATATGACTTGCAAGATGACTTCAAGTGCATTGAGACCCTTGTATGCAGCATCGCAACTCTTGCAGTTCACCACATGAGACCAGTACCTGCGGAAGTTAACAAAAAGCTTCTTATTGAACTAACAGTTCTAATAGTTAAAAATCACTGACactaatttttgttttggccGTTAAACATCATCAGAGGAAAGATGCATGACCATTTCACTCAGAAAGTCAAGGTTGTAGGATGAAGTACTTGATTTACCTGTCCATCAGTTGTTCTCTAGGAGGGGATGGAGGAAGAGCTCCACTAAACTTCCCCCTCCAATCAATCTTACTGCCAGCATACTTGTTTAACCACCTTCTGAAACCAACCACTAAGGCATCTGACTTTGTAGGCACAAAACAAGCTTTTTGCCAATTGGTAGCACCAATATCCATTATCTTACGCTCCTACAATGAGAAGTGGGTGTCAGATAGTACAATCCTAATTAGAAACTTCCTAGTTCTCTGTTAGTGGTTGATCACATAATTGTATTAGTGAGCACACCAAAATAAATACTTTACTTAAGAATGGTTATGAATGAAACTTTTGTTTCAGCTAGAGATATACGAATCACCTCAACATGAAGAAGATACAAATCAGAATCAAGAATCAGGTTCTGTCGAATGTGAAACATCCATCGTGGAACTATTCTATCAATCCAAATACCAAAGTTTCTCGGGAAGGTCCAGATCAATCTGCTATTACCTGGACTGACTGGAACACAcataaaaatcaaagcaatTTTCCGATTTGCTGGTGATGCCTGCACAAATTACAGTCTTATGAATTAAACCATCTAGAACACCAATAATagcaatataaaaaattaattacaccAAATAGCTAATTCAAAGCTGAATGGAGAACCTTTTTGGTTTCAGCTGGTGTTTCAGATCCATTTCCTTGATCAACCGCAGGATCAGCATAAGCATGAAAGATGCAAGGTGCAATAAATTTAGAACAGCCCCAGTCCTGCTTTCCAGTGAAACCATTTACATCCAACTTCTTGACACTCATCTCAAGTGGTCTTCCCCCTTCTCTGTCAGCCTTGACTGTGAGGGATAATGTACAATTATATGAGTGAAATTCATTTGGGAGAGAAGGGAAAAAGTCTTGAAATACATTAAGAACTTCTTACTCTTGGGGCTCCGAGTTTGCATTATTCCATAATGTGCATATGGAACATGAGCAGGATCCATAAGATTTTCAACCAAGACCTCATACCTGAAAGTAAGAAAGTTAGTTTACTTAAAGAAAATTCAGCAAATACCAATCACATTAGGTGTCTCCTGCATGTAGACTTGTAGTTCTACGTTCTCAATAGAACTTCTGTAAACTTTAGTTAACCTTCTATCtgttgaaaagaaatttgtCCAATTTGCCAAATGATAATTTCAGCGAGATCCAACTCATTCCAGATGGTTTTGGATTTAGTTatgctctttctttttaattatgtgcATCACCACCTTTTTAATTCATTCAAAGTTCTGTACTATAACAAAATGGAGTCCGATGCAAGCTAGGACTTAAAAAGTCACAGTAGCTGCCTATTCTTTTAAGGATCAAGAGTAGAGGTCTATAATTATCTACATTTAGTCCTTGAAGGAGTAGTGGTGAGTGGTGACTAACACCATGAGCAAAGGGAGTAGTACAAATGACATGCCTGGGGAAATATGAGTTCCAAAAGATGTAGAAGTAGTAGCATCATTCAAGAAGTTATGAAGATGAGAAAATGGAAGGCAAGAAGCAATAAGATGGAATTGATCACCAAATTCTGACATTGCAGAAGCTAATAGACATCCGGACTTTACTTGGCTTGAATCTATTGAAGCTATATATAGCCAGGAAGGCGAAATTTAGAATTTAAGGATAGGAttaagttcaaattttaagaaatcaaGCTCAGAAGTCATATGCTTTAGTGAGAGGAAATGGATACAAAATTTTGTTGGGATATAtgcaagaaaaaagaaacactGGCTTGGGCAGTGCATGTGGCCATACTAAGACATAACAGTAGAATTGAATCTTTTAATAATCTCAAGTTATGACTTTGCATACCCATAAGGAATATCTCTGTTTGCCATCAACTTTGAAAATGAAGGATCCTCCAATTCCGGAAGGTAAGGGGGCTTTTTCTTCATAATAATATCTTTGTATTCAGGATCAGCATTTGGCCAAAACCACAAAATGTCATGCTGCACGGTGCTAGGATAAGCAGCCACACATGCTTTCTTGAATGTGTGGACCTGCAAATTTGAATGTAAAGGTAAAGAAGAGTATCCTTTTTGCCAAAAATGCTCAGACCCAGACATCACAGGAAATTGCTGGAAATGGACTGTGAttacaaaatcaacataagtTGTGGGAAGACGAACCATAAGATATTTAAGCTCCTCACAATCTTAAcaacaagaaagaagaagggGAACAGATTAAACATGCAAATGCGAATTGAGAAATCAGGTTATCATTCAAGAGGAAATACCGGAGGGCCATCCGGGGCAGCTTGAGGAATGAACTTGCAGTCACCGGCGCCACCGAAGCACCAGCCATGGTATACGCATTGCAACCTCCCCCATTGATCAATTCTTCCCTCAGACAAAGGAGCCAACCTATGAGGGCAAGTATCATCAAACACTTTCCACTCATTCTCATTCCTATCCCACCACACCACCAGATCAAGTCCCAACACCTTTTTTGCATGTGGCACCCTCTTATCCAAATCACACACTGGCATAACTGGGTACCACTGTGCATACCAATCAAATTTCCCTTGCTCACTGTCAGCCTCAACTTCTGGCTGAGGTGGATCCACAGATTCTGTTGATGCCGGGGATGATGACAAGGTGGTAAACAACTTggatatcgatacatttctgTGATGAAGTGGTTTGAACAGAAAATTCAGAAACAAAGGTTTAGTCAACTGGGAGTTGTTGATTGTTGCTGTTGGAATGTATGGTGAAGGAACAATGCCCGAAGAAGCTCTGAGAACATCCATGGCTGCCTCtctttatttctctcttttctttttttttttttttttgatctTTTGAGtgttaataataattttggcTGATTGCTTCACAAGCTTAATTAGCAAcgaggaagaaagaagagaaacaaCCCGAGGCTGAAAACGGTTCACGGCATAAGAacatgagagagagagagagagagagttgaaCTTTTGGAGGCTCAAAATGAAAGAGAGAAGTGAGTGAGAACGTATGAGATGGGGCTTTGGCAATTCCTGGTcgtatataattttttgtttaagtaATTGCGTGAGTGGCTGACATGATTTCAGGCTCAGCCAGTGAAAGAATGCGTGTACAAGCATCAACCCATGCTTTACGATCTGCATGTTGTCTGAAATTTTGACCATTGTGGTATCTTATCCATTgcatcttattttattataaaacttGTGATTGGGAGTAATTTGACTGTAGAAaagataatattataattttttatatataagtaaagtaattattaaatttataagtattttattgtgaatataatattactttttaaaattaatcttatataataaattacatatttaaaatatttatactttttatcattaatttttatataatattattttttaaatatgtttttaatatcatattttatttttatttttaattataattttatatattttatttttatttttaatataattttttatattatatattttattttaattgtaagtaatttttttaaaagttgagggtaattatgtttttaagaacattttaaaatataatacaaTTTGATTGTATTGATCTTGaattgcaatcacattatatCTATTAGttgtaatgtgattacattACAATCTTATATTACagtaatttattataaatcaCTATAATGGAAGTACATTGTAAGTAACGTGCTCTATCCTCTCTTATAT from Theobroma cacao cultivar B97-61/B2 chromosome 9, Criollo_cocoa_genome_V2, whole genome shotgun sequence harbors:
- the LOC18589580 gene encoding protochlorophyllide-dependent translocon component 52, chloroplastic codes for the protein MDVLRASSGIVPSPYIPTATINNSQLTKPLFLNFLFKPLHHRNVSISKLFTTLSSSPASTESVDPPQPEVEADSEQGKFDWYAQWYPVMPVCDLDKRVPHAKKVLGLDLVVWWDRNENEWKVFDDTCPHRLAPLSEGRIDQWGRLQCVYHGWCFGGAGDCKFIPQAAPDGPPVHTFKKACVAAYPSTVQHDILWFWPNADPEYKDIIMKKKPPYLPELEDPSFSKLMANRDIPYGYEVLVENLMDPAHVPYAHYGIMQTRSPKIKADREGGRPLEMSVKKLDVNGFTGKQDWGCSKFIAPCIFHAYADPAVDQGNGSETPAETKKASPANRKIALIFMCVPVSPGNSRLIWTFPRNFGIWIDRIVPRWMFHIRQNLILDSDLYLLHVEERKIMDIGATNWQKACFVPTKSDALVVGFRRWLNKYAGSKIDWRGKFSGALPPSPPREQLMDRYWSHVVNCKSCDAAYKGLNALEVILQVISLISIGIVAATKQGVMSMVTRTTVVSMAIICFAASRWLAHFIYKNFHYHDYNHAFR